The Pan troglodytes isolate AG18354 chromosome 8, NHGRI_mPanTro3-v2.0_pri, whole genome shotgun sequence genome window below encodes:
- the SYCE1 gene encoding synaptonemal complex central element protein 1 isoform X6 — MAGRSLTSKAEATAGAMDRAEKAGGRQDTSSQKIEDLMEMVQKLQKVGSLEPRVEVLINRINEVQQAKKKANKDLGEAWTICEALQKELDSLHGEKVHLKEILSKKQETLRILRLHCQEKESEAHRKHTMLQECKERISALNLQIEEEKNKQRQLRLAFEEQLEDLMGQHKDLWDFHRPERLAREICALDSSKEQLLKEEKLVKATLEDMKHQLCSLCGAEGPSTLDEGLFLRSQEAAATVQLFQEEHRKAEELLAAAAQRHQQLQQKCQQQQQKRQRLKEELEKHGMQVPAQAQSTQEEEAGPGDVAPRPGRPVTWWS; from the exons ATGGCGGGGAGGTCCCTGACATCGAAGGCCGAGGCCACCGCAGGAGCCATGGACAGGGCTGAGAAGGCCGGAGGTA GGCAGGACACGTCCTCACAGAAAATTGAAGACTTGATGGAAATGGTGCAAAAGCTGCAGAAAG TGGGAAGCCTAGAGCCCCGAGTTGAGGTCCTGATTAACCGGATTAATGAGGTCCAGCAAG CAAAAAAGAAAGCCAATAAAGACCTAGGAGAGGCCTGGACCATCTGTGAGGCCCTGCAGAAGGAACTGGACTCGT TGCATGGAGAGAAAGTACACCTGAAGGAGATCTTGAGCAAAAAACAAG AGACCCTGAGGATCCTCCGGCTGCATTGCCAGGAAAAGGAAAGTGAGGCACACAG GAAGCACACCATGTTGCAGGAGTGCAAGGAGAGAATTTCTGCCCTGAACTTGCAGATTGAAGAAGAGAAGAACAAACAGAGACAGCTGAG GTTGGCATTCGAGGAACAGCTGGAAGATCTGATGGGCCAGCACAAGGACCTCTGGGACTTCCAC AGGCCAGAGCGGCTGGCAAGGGAGATTTGTGCCCTGGACAGCAGCAAGGAGCAACTGCTCAAGGAAG AGAAGCTGGTCAAGGCGACACTGGAAGACATGAAGCATCAGCTGTGTTCCCTGTGTGGGGCTGAGGGCCCCTCCACCCTTGATGAGGGACTCTTTCTCCGCAGCCAGGAGGCTGCAGCCACAGT GCAGCTGTTTCAGGAAGAGCACAGGAAGGCTGAGGAGCTCCTAGCAGCTGCTGCCCAGCGCCACCAGCAGCTGCAGCAGAAGTGCCAACAACAGCAGCAGAAGCGGCAGAG GCTGAAGGAAGAGCTGGAAAAGCATGGAATGCAAGTCCCTGCCCAAGCCCAGAGCACACAAGAGGAAGAGGCTGGCCCAGGAGATGTG GCTCCCAGACCAGGTAGACCAGTGACATGGTGGAGTTGA
- the SYCE1 gene encoding synaptonemal complex central element protein 1 isoform X1 produces the protein MAGRSLTSKAEATAGAMDRAEKAGGRQDTSSQKIEDLMEMVQKLQKVGSLEPRVEVLINRINEVQQAKKKANKDLGEAWTICEALQKELDSLHGEKVHLKEILSKKQETLRILRLHCQEKESEAHRKHTMLQECKERISALNLQIEEEKNKQRQLRLAFEEQLEDLMGQHKDLWDFHRPERLAREICALDSSKEQLLKEEKLVKATLEDMKHQLCSLCGAEGPSTLDEGLFLRSQEAAATVQLFQEEHRKAEELLAAAAQRHQQLQQKCQQQQQKRQRLKEELEKHGMQVPAQAQSTQEEEAGPGDVASPKPLKGERPGAALQAGPDVLIGQEDTLHPDLSPRGFQEIKELF, from the exons ATGGCGGGGAGGTCCCTGACATCGAAGGCCGAGGCCACCGCAGGAGCCATGGACAGGGCTGAGAAGGCCGGAGGTA GGCAGGACACGTCCTCACAGAAAATTGAAGACTTGATGGAAATGGTGCAAAAGCTGCAGAAAG TGGGAAGCCTAGAGCCCCGAGTTGAGGTCCTGATTAACCGGATTAATGAGGTCCAGCAAG CAAAAAAGAAAGCCAATAAAGACCTAGGAGAGGCCTGGACCATCTGTGAGGCCCTGCAGAAGGAACTGGACTCGT TGCATGGAGAGAAAGTACACCTGAAGGAGATCTTGAGCAAAAAACAAG AGACCCTGAGGATCCTCCGGCTGCATTGCCAGGAAAAGGAAAGTGAGGCACACAG GAAGCACACCATGTTGCAGGAGTGCAAGGAGAGAATTTCTGCCCTGAACTTGCAGATTGAAGAAGAGAAGAACAAACAGAGACAGCTGAG GTTGGCATTCGAGGAACAGCTGGAAGATCTGATGGGCCAGCACAAGGACCTCTGGGACTTCCAC AGGCCAGAGCGGCTGGCAAGGGAGATTTGTGCCCTGGACAGCAGCAAGGAGCAACTGCTCAAGGAAG AGAAGCTGGTCAAGGCGACACTGGAAGACATGAAGCATCAGCTGTGTTCCCTGTGTGGGGCTGAGGGCCCCTCCACCCTTGATGAGGGACTCTTTCTCCGCAGCCAGGAGGCTGCAGCCACAGT GCAGCTGTTTCAGGAAGAGCACAGGAAGGCTGAGGAGCTCCTAGCAGCTGCTGCCCAGCGCCACCAGCAGCTGCAGCAGAAGTGCCAACAACAGCAGCAGAAGCGGCAGAG GCTGAAGGAAGAGCTGGAAAAGCATGGAATGCAAGTCCCTGCCCAAGCCCAGAGCACACAAGAGGAAGAGGCTGGCCCAGGAGATGTG GCCAGTCCCAAGCCCCTAAAAGGAGAAAGACCTGGAGCTGCACTCCAAGCAGGGCCTGATGTCCTCATAGGCCAGGAGGACACGCTCCACCCCGACCTTAGCCCAAGGGGCTTTCAGGAAATAAAGGAGCTATTTTGA
- the SYCE1 gene encoding synaptonemal complex central element protein 1 isoform X11, with translation MAGRSLTSKAEATAGAMDRAEKAGGQDTSSQKIEDLMEMVQKLQKVGSLEPRVEVLINRINEVQQVHGEKVHLKEILSKKQETLRILRLHCQEKESEAHRKHTMLQECKERISALNLQIEEEKNKQRQLRLAFEEQLEDLMGQHKDLWDFHRPERLAREICALDSSKEQLLKEEKLVKATLEDMKHQLCSLCGAEGPSTLDEGLFLRSQEAAATVQLFQEEHRKAEELLAAAAQRHQQLQQKCQQQQQKRQRLKEELEKHGMQVPAQAQSTQEEEAGPGDVAPRPGRPVTWWS, from the exons ATGGCGGGGAGGTCCCTGACATCGAAGGCCGAGGCCACCGCAGGAGCCATGGACAGGGCTGAGAAGGCCGGAG GGCAGGACACGTCCTCACAGAAAATTGAAGACTTGATGGAAATGGTGCAAAAGCTGCAGAAAG TGGGAAGCCTAGAGCCCCGAGTTGAGGTCCTGATTAACCGGATTAATGAGGTCCAGCAAG TGCATGGAGAGAAAGTACACCTGAAGGAGATCTTGAGCAAAAAACAAG AGACCCTGAGGATCCTCCGGCTGCATTGCCAGGAAAAGGAAAGTGAGGCACACAG GAAGCACACCATGTTGCAGGAGTGCAAGGAGAGAATTTCTGCCCTGAACTTGCAGATTGAAGAAGAGAAGAACAAACAGAGACAGCTGAG GTTGGCATTCGAGGAACAGCTGGAAGATCTGATGGGCCAGCACAAGGACCTCTGGGACTTCCAC AGGCCAGAGCGGCTGGCAAGGGAGATTTGTGCCCTGGACAGCAGCAAGGAGCAACTGCTCAAGGAAG AGAAGCTGGTCAAGGCGACACTGGAAGACATGAAGCATCAGCTGTGTTCCCTGTGTGGGGCTGAGGGCCCCTCCACCCTTGATGAGGGACTCTTTCTCCGCAGCCAGGAGGCTGCAGCCACAGT GCAGCTGTTTCAGGAAGAGCACAGGAAGGCTGAGGAGCTCCTAGCAGCTGCTGCCCAGCGCCACCAGCAGCTGCAGCAGAAGTGCCAACAACAGCAGCAGAAGCGGCAGAG GCTGAAGGAAGAGCTGGAAAAGCATGGAATGCAAGTCCCTGCCCAAGCCCAGAGCACACAAGAGGAAGAGGCTGGCCCAGGAGATGTG GCTCCCAGACCAGGTAGACCAGTGACATGGTGGAGTTGA
- the SYCE1 gene encoding synaptonemal complex central element protein 1 isoform X5, translating into MAGRSLTSKAEATAGAMDRAEKAGGQDTSSQKIEDLMEMVQKLQKVGSLEPRVEVLINRINEVQQVHGEKVHLKEILSKKQETLRILRLHCQEKESEAHRKHTMLQECKERISALNLQIEEEKNKQRQLRLAFEEQLEDLMGQHKDLWDFHRPERLAREICALDSSKEQLLKEEKLVKATLEDMKHQLCSLCGAEGPSTLDEGLFLRSQEAAATVQLFQEEHRKAEELLAAAAQRHQQLQQKCQQQQQKRQRLKEELEKHGMQVPAQAQSTQEEEAGPGDVASPKPLKGERPGAALQAGPDVLIGQEDTLHPDLSPRGFQEIKELF; encoded by the exons ATGGCGGGGAGGTCCCTGACATCGAAGGCCGAGGCCACCGCAGGAGCCATGGACAGGGCTGAGAAGGCCGGAG GGCAGGACACGTCCTCACAGAAAATTGAAGACTTGATGGAAATGGTGCAAAAGCTGCAGAAAG TGGGAAGCCTAGAGCCCCGAGTTGAGGTCCTGATTAACCGGATTAATGAGGTCCAGCAAG TGCATGGAGAGAAAGTACACCTGAAGGAGATCTTGAGCAAAAAACAAG AGACCCTGAGGATCCTCCGGCTGCATTGCCAGGAAAAGGAAAGTGAGGCACACAG GAAGCACACCATGTTGCAGGAGTGCAAGGAGAGAATTTCTGCCCTGAACTTGCAGATTGAAGAAGAGAAGAACAAACAGAGACAGCTGAG GTTGGCATTCGAGGAACAGCTGGAAGATCTGATGGGCCAGCACAAGGACCTCTGGGACTTCCAC AGGCCAGAGCGGCTGGCAAGGGAGATTTGTGCCCTGGACAGCAGCAAGGAGCAACTGCTCAAGGAAG AGAAGCTGGTCAAGGCGACACTGGAAGACATGAAGCATCAGCTGTGTTCCCTGTGTGGGGCTGAGGGCCCCTCCACCCTTGATGAGGGACTCTTTCTCCGCAGCCAGGAGGCTGCAGCCACAGT GCAGCTGTTTCAGGAAGAGCACAGGAAGGCTGAGGAGCTCCTAGCAGCTGCTGCCCAGCGCCACCAGCAGCTGCAGCAGAAGTGCCAACAACAGCAGCAGAAGCGGCAGAG GCTGAAGGAAGAGCTGGAAAAGCATGGAATGCAAGTCCCTGCCCAAGCCCAGAGCACACAAGAGGAAGAGGCTGGCCCAGGAGATGTG GCCAGTCCCAAGCCCCTAAAAGGAGAAAGACCTGGAGCTGCACTCCAAGCAGGGCCTGATGTCCTCATAGGCCAGGAGGACACGCTCCACCCCGACCTTAGCCCAAGGGGCTTTCAGGAAATAAAGGAGCTATTTTGA
- the SYCE1 gene encoding synaptonemal complex central element protein 1 isoform X7 encodes MAGRSLTSKAEATAGAMDRAEKAGGQDTSSQKIEDLMEMVQKLQKVGSLEPRVEVLINRINEVQQAKKKANKDLGEAWTICEALQKELDSLHGEKVHLKEILSKKQETLRILRLHCQEKESEAHRKHTMLQECKERISALNLQIEEEKNKQRQLRLAFEEQLEDLMGQHKDLWDFHRPERLAREICALDSSKEQLLKEEKLVKATLEDMKHQLCSLCGAEGPSTLDEGLFLRSQEAAATVQLFQEEHRKAEELLAAAAQRHQQLQQKCQQQQQKRQRLKEELEKHGMQVPAQAQSTQEEEAGPGDVAPRPGRPVTWWS; translated from the exons ATGGCGGGGAGGTCCCTGACATCGAAGGCCGAGGCCACCGCAGGAGCCATGGACAGGGCTGAGAAGGCCGGAG GGCAGGACACGTCCTCACAGAAAATTGAAGACTTGATGGAAATGGTGCAAAAGCTGCAGAAAG TGGGAAGCCTAGAGCCCCGAGTTGAGGTCCTGATTAACCGGATTAATGAGGTCCAGCAAG CAAAAAAGAAAGCCAATAAAGACCTAGGAGAGGCCTGGACCATCTGTGAGGCCCTGCAGAAGGAACTGGACTCGT TGCATGGAGAGAAAGTACACCTGAAGGAGATCTTGAGCAAAAAACAAG AGACCCTGAGGATCCTCCGGCTGCATTGCCAGGAAAAGGAAAGTGAGGCACACAG GAAGCACACCATGTTGCAGGAGTGCAAGGAGAGAATTTCTGCCCTGAACTTGCAGATTGAAGAAGAGAAGAACAAACAGAGACAGCTGAG GTTGGCATTCGAGGAACAGCTGGAAGATCTGATGGGCCAGCACAAGGACCTCTGGGACTTCCAC AGGCCAGAGCGGCTGGCAAGGGAGATTTGTGCCCTGGACAGCAGCAAGGAGCAACTGCTCAAGGAAG AGAAGCTGGTCAAGGCGACACTGGAAGACATGAAGCATCAGCTGTGTTCCCTGTGTGGGGCTGAGGGCCCCTCCACCCTTGATGAGGGACTCTTTCTCCGCAGCCAGGAGGCTGCAGCCACAGT GCAGCTGTTTCAGGAAGAGCACAGGAAGGCTGAGGAGCTCCTAGCAGCTGCTGCCCAGCGCCACCAGCAGCTGCAGCAGAAGTGCCAACAACAGCAGCAGAAGCGGCAGAG GCTGAAGGAAGAGCTGGAAAAGCATGGAATGCAAGTCCCTGCCCAAGCCCAGAGCACACAAGAGGAAGAGGCTGGCCCAGGAGATGTG GCTCCCAGACCAGGTAGACCAGTGACATGGTGGAGTTGA
- the SYCE1 gene encoding synaptonemal complex central element protein 1 isoform X2 — MAGRSLTSKAEATAGAMDRAEKAGGQDTSSQKIEDLMEMVQKLQKVGSLEPRVEVLINRINEVQQAKKKANKDLGEAWTICEALQKELDSLHGEKVHLKEILSKKQETLRILRLHCQEKESEAHRKHTMLQECKERISALNLQIEEEKNKQRQLRLAFEEQLEDLMGQHKDLWDFHRPERLAREICALDSSKEQLLKEEKLVKATLEDMKHQLCSLCGAEGPSTLDEGLFLRSQEAAATVQLFQEEHRKAEELLAAAAQRHQQLQQKCQQQQQKRQRLKEELEKHGMQVPAQAQSTQEEEAGPGDVASPKPLKGERPGAALQAGPDVLIGQEDTLHPDLSPRGFQEIKELF; from the exons ATGGCGGGGAGGTCCCTGACATCGAAGGCCGAGGCCACCGCAGGAGCCATGGACAGGGCTGAGAAGGCCGGAG GGCAGGACACGTCCTCACAGAAAATTGAAGACTTGATGGAAATGGTGCAAAAGCTGCAGAAAG TGGGAAGCCTAGAGCCCCGAGTTGAGGTCCTGATTAACCGGATTAATGAGGTCCAGCAAG CAAAAAAGAAAGCCAATAAAGACCTAGGAGAGGCCTGGACCATCTGTGAGGCCCTGCAGAAGGAACTGGACTCGT TGCATGGAGAGAAAGTACACCTGAAGGAGATCTTGAGCAAAAAACAAG AGACCCTGAGGATCCTCCGGCTGCATTGCCAGGAAAAGGAAAGTGAGGCACACAG GAAGCACACCATGTTGCAGGAGTGCAAGGAGAGAATTTCTGCCCTGAACTTGCAGATTGAAGAAGAGAAGAACAAACAGAGACAGCTGAG GTTGGCATTCGAGGAACAGCTGGAAGATCTGATGGGCCAGCACAAGGACCTCTGGGACTTCCAC AGGCCAGAGCGGCTGGCAAGGGAGATTTGTGCCCTGGACAGCAGCAAGGAGCAACTGCTCAAGGAAG AGAAGCTGGTCAAGGCGACACTGGAAGACATGAAGCATCAGCTGTGTTCCCTGTGTGGGGCTGAGGGCCCCTCCACCCTTGATGAGGGACTCTTTCTCCGCAGCCAGGAGGCTGCAGCCACAGT GCAGCTGTTTCAGGAAGAGCACAGGAAGGCTGAGGAGCTCCTAGCAGCTGCTGCCCAGCGCCACCAGCAGCTGCAGCAGAAGTGCCAACAACAGCAGCAGAAGCGGCAGAG GCTGAAGGAAGAGCTGGAAAAGCATGGAATGCAAGTCCCTGCCCAAGCCCAGAGCACACAAGAGGAAGAGGCTGGCCCAGGAGATGTG GCCAGTCCCAAGCCCCTAAAAGGAGAAAGACCTGGAGCTGCACTCCAAGCAGGGCCTGATGTCCTCATAGGCCAGGAGGACACGCTCCACCCCGACCTTAGCCCAAGGGGCTTTCAGGAAATAAAGGAGCTATTTTGA
- the SYCE1 gene encoding synaptonemal complex central element protein 1 isoform X10: MAGRSLTSKAEATAGAMDRAEKAGGRQDTSSQKIEDLMEMVQKLQKVGSLEPRVEVLINRINEVQQVHGEKVHLKEILSKKQETLRILRLHCQEKESEAHRKHTMLQECKERISALNLQIEEEKNKQRQLRLAFEEQLEDLMGQHKDLWDFHRPERLAREICALDSSKEQLLKEEKLVKATLEDMKHQLCSLCGAEGPSTLDEGLFLRSQEAAATVQLFQEEHRKAEELLAAAAQRHQQLQQKCQQQQQKRQRLKEELEKHGMQVPAQAQSTQEEEAGPGDVAPRPGRPVTWWS; the protein is encoded by the exons ATGGCGGGGAGGTCCCTGACATCGAAGGCCGAGGCCACCGCAGGAGCCATGGACAGGGCTGAGAAGGCCGGAGGTA GGCAGGACACGTCCTCACAGAAAATTGAAGACTTGATGGAAATGGTGCAAAAGCTGCAGAAAG TGGGAAGCCTAGAGCCCCGAGTTGAGGTCCTGATTAACCGGATTAATGAGGTCCAGCAAG TGCATGGAGAGAAAGTACACCTGAAGGAGATCTTGAGCAAAAAACAAG AGACCCTGAGGATCCTCCGGCTGCATTGCCAGGAAAAGGAAAGTGAGGCACACAG GAAGCACACCATGTTGCAGGAGTGCAAGGAGAGAATTTCTGCCCTGAACTTGCAGATTGAAGAAGAGAAGAACAAACAGAGACAGCTGAG GTTGGCATTCGAGGAACAGCTGGAAGATCTGATGGGCCAGCACAAGGACCTCTGGGACTTCCAC AGGCCAGAGCGGCTGGCAAGGGAGATTTGTGCCCTGGACAGCAGCAAGGAGCAACTGCTCAAGGAAG AGAAGCTGGTCAAGGCGACACTGGAAGACATGAAGCATCAGCTGTGTTCCCTGTGTGGGGCTGAGGGCCCCTCCACCCTTGATGAGGGACTCTTTCTCCGCAGCCAGGAGGCTGCAGCCACAGT GCAGCTGTTTCAGGAAGAGCACAGGAAGGCTGAGGAGCTCCTAGCAGCTGCTGCCCAGCGCCACCAGCAGCTGCAGCAGAAGTGCCAACAACAGCAGCAGAAGCGGCAGAG GCTGAAGGAAGAGCTGGAAAAGCATGGAATGCAAGTCCCTGCCCAAGCCCAGAGCACACAAGAGGAAGAGGCTGGCCCAGGAGATGTG GCTCCCAGACCAGGTAGACCAGTGACATGGTGGAGTTGA
- the SYCE1 gene encoding synaptonemal complex central element protein 1, producing the protein MEMVQKLQKVGSLEPRVEVLINRINEVQQAKKKANKDLGEAWTICEALQKELDSLHGEKVHLKEILSKKQETLRILRLHCQEKESEAHRKHTMLQECKERISALNLQIEEEKNKQRQLRLAFEEQLEDLMGQHKDLWDFHRPERLAREICALDSSKEQLLKEEKLVKATLEDMKHQLCSLCGAEGPSTLDEGLFLRSQEAAATVQLFQEEHRKAEELLAAAAQRHQQLQQKCQQQQQKRQRLKEELEKHGMQVPAQAQSTQEEEAGPGDVASPKPLKGERPGAALQAGPDVLIGQEDTLHPDLSPRGFQEIKELF; encoded by the exons ATGGAAATGGTGCAAAAGCTGCAGAAAG TGGGAAGCCTAGAGCCCCGAGTTGAGGTCCTGATTAACCGGATTAATGAGGTCCAGCAAG CAAAAAAGAAAGCCAATAAAGACCTAGGAGAGGCCTGGACCATCTGTGAGGCCCTGCAGAAGGAACTGGACTCGT TGCATGGAGAGAAAGTACACCTGAAGGAGATCTTGAGCAAAAAACAAG AGACCCTGAGGATCCTCCGGCTGCATTGCCAGGAAAAGGAAAGTGAGGCACACAG GAAGCACACCATGTTGCAGGAGTGCAAGGAGAGAATTTCTGCCCTGAACTTGCAGATTGAAGAAGAGAAGAACAAACAGAGACAGCTGAG GTTGGCATTCGAGGAACAGCTGGAAGATCTGATGGGCCAGCACAAGGACCTCTGGGACTTCCAC AGGCCAGAGCGGCTGGCAAGGGAGATTTGTGCCCTGGACAGCAGCAAGGAGCAACTGCTCAAGGAAG AGAAGCTGGTCAAGGCGACACTGGAAGACATGAAGCATCAGCTGTGTTCCCTGTGTGGGGCTGAGGGCCCCTCCACCCTTGATGAGGGACTCTTTCTCCGCAGCCAGGAGGCTGCAGCCACAGT GCAGCTGTTTCAGGAAGAGCACAGGAAGGCTGAGGAGCTCCTAGCAGCTGCTGCCCAGCGCCACCAGCAGCTGCAGCAGAAGTGCCAACAACAGCAGCAGAAGCGGCAGAG GCTGAAGGAAGAGCTGGAAAAGCATGGAATGCAAGTCCCTGCCCAAGCCCAGAGCACACAAGAGGAAGAGGCTGGCCCAGGAGATGTG GCCAGTCCCAAGCCCCTAAAAGGAGAAAGACCTGGAGCTGCACTCCAAGCAGGGCCTGATGTCCTCATAGGCCAGGAGGACACGCTCCACCCCGACCTTAGCCCAAGGGGCTTTCAGGAAATAAAGGAGCTATTTTGA
- the SYCE1 gene encoding synaptonemal complex central element protein 1 isoform X3, with the protein MAGRSLTSKAEATAGAMDRAEKAGVGSLEPRVEVLINRINEVQQAKKKANKDLGEAWTICEALQKELDSLHGEKVHLKEILSKKQETLRILRLHCQEKESEAHRKHTMLQECKERISALNLQIEEEKNKQRQLRLAFEEQLEDLMGQHKDLWDFHRPERLAREICALDSSKEQLLKEEKLVKATLEDMKHQLCSLCGAEGPSTLDEGLFLRSQEAAATVQLFQEEHRKAEELLAAAAQRHQQLQQKCQQQQQKRQRLKEELEKHGMQVPAQAQSTQEEEAGPGDVASPKPLKGERPGAALQAGPDVLIGQEDTLHPDLSPRGFQEIKELF; encoded by the exons ATGGCGGGGAGGTCCCTGACATCGAAGGCCGAGGCCACCGCAGGAGCCATGGACAGGGCTGAGAAGGCCGGAG TGGGAAGCCTAGAGCCCCGAGTTGAGGTCCTGATTAACCGGATTAATGAGGTCCAGCAAG CAAAAAAGAAAGCCAATAAAGACCTAGGAGAGGCCTGGACCATCTGTGAGGCCCTGCAGAAGGAACTGGACTCGT TGCATGGAGAGAAAGTACACCTGAAGGAGATCTTGAGCAAAAAACAAG AGACCCTGAGGATCCTCCGGCTGCATTGCCAGGAAAAGGAAAGTGAGGCACACAG GAAGCACACCATGTTGCAGGAGTGCAAGGAGAGAATTTCTGCCCTGAACTTGCAGATTGAAGAAGAGAAGAACAAACAGAGACAGCTGAG GTTGGCATTCGAGGAACAGCTGGAAGATCTGATGGGCCAGCACAAGGACCTCTGGGACTTCCAC AGGCCAGAGCGGCTGGCAAGGGAGATTTGTGCCCTGGACAGCAGCAAGGAGCAACTGCTCAAGGAAG AGAAGCTGGTCAAGGCGACACTGGAAGACATGAAGCATCAGCTGTGTTCCCTGTGTGGGGCTGAGGGCCCCTCCACCCTTGATGAGGGACTCTTTCTCCGCAGCCAGGAGGCTGCAGCCACAGT GCAGCTGTTTCAGGAAGAGCACAGGAAGGCTGAGGAGCTCCTAGCAGCTGCTGCCCAGCGCCACCAGCAGCTGCAGCAGAAGTGCCAACAACAGCAGCAGAAGCGGCAGAG GCTGAAGGAAGAGCTGGAAAAGCATGGAATGCAAGTCCCTGCCCAAGCCCAGAGCACACAAGAGGAAGAGGCTGGCCCAGGAGATGTG GCCAGTCCCAAGCCCCTAAAAGGAGAAAGACCTGGAGCTGCACTCCAAGCAGGGCCTGATGTCCTCATAGGCCAGGAGGACACGCTCCACCCCGACCTTAGCCCAAGGGGCTTTCAGGAAATAAAGGAGCTATTTTGA
- the SYCE1 gene encoding synaptonemal complex central element protein 1 isoform X9, translated as MAGRSLTSKAEATAGAMDRAEKAGVGSLEPRVEVLINRINEVQQAKKKANKDLGEAWTICEALQKELDSLHGEKVHLKEILSKKQETLRILRLHCQEKESEAHRKHTMLQECKERISALNLQIEEEKNKQRQLRLAFEEQLEDLMGQHKDLWDFHRPERLAREICALDSSKEQLLKEEKLVKATLEDMKHQLCSLCGAEGPSTLDEGLFLRSQEAAATVQLFQEEHRKAEELLAAAAQRHQQLQQKCQQQQQKRQRLKEELEKHGMQVPAQAQSTQEEEAGPGDVAPRPGRPVTWWS; from the exons ATGGCGGGGAGGTCCCTGACATCGAAGGCCGAGGCCACCGCAGGAGCCATGGACAGGGCTGAGAAGGCCGGAG TGGGAAGCCTAGAGCCCCGAGTTGAGGTCCTGATTAACCGGATTAATGAGGTCCAGCAAG CAAAAAAGAAAGCCAATAAAGACCTAGGAGAGGCCTGGACCATCTGTGAGGCCCTGCAGAAGGAACTGGACTCGT TGCATGGAGAGAAAGTACACCTGAAGGAGATCTTGAGCAAAAAACAAG AGACCCTGAGGATCCTCCGGCTGCATTGCCAGGAAAAGGAAAGTGAGGCACACAG GAAGCACACCATGTTGCAGGAGTGCAAGGAGAGAATTTCTGCCCTGAACTTGCAGATTGAAGAAGAGAAGAACAAACAGAGACAGCTGAG GTTGGCATTCGAGGAACAGCTGGAAGATCTGATGGGCCAGCACAAGGACCTCTGGGACTTCCAC AGGCCAGAGCGGCTGGCAAGGGAGATTTGTGCCCTGGACAGCAGCAAGGAGCAACTGCTCAAGGAAG AGAAGCTGGTCAAGGCGACACTGGAAGACATGAAGCATCAGCTGTGTTCCCTGTGTGGGGCTGAGGGCCCCTCCACCCTTGATGAGGGACTCTTTCTCCGCAGCCAGGAGGCTGCAGCCACAGT GCAGCTGTTTCAGGAAGAGCACAGGAAGGCTGAGGAGCTCCTAGCAGCTGCTGCCCAGCGCCACCAGCAGCTGCAGCAGAAGTGCCAACAACAGCAGCAGAAGCGGCAGAG GCTGAAGGAAGAGCTGGAAAAGCATGGAATGCAAGTCCCTGCCCAAGCCCAGAGCACACAAGAGGAAGAGGCTGGCCCAGGAGATGTG GCTCCCAGACCAGGTAGACCAGTGACATGGTGGAGTTGA